AGGTTAACTTTCAATTACAGATTGTTGGTGGCGTGTTGATTCAAAAAAATATTTTTATTAGGCTAATAATTGCCCATTTACAGTCATTTCAAAGTAAATAGGTAATCAATATTCTTGGGGTGGCAAATATACGATATCTTTCTAAAACAAAAAACCACGCCCCATGTAAATGAGGCGTGGAATTGATAACGCGATCCAACTTATTACTTCATGAAGATCATCTTCTTCGATTGAATAAAAGAGTTTGCGGGATTTTCCACACTGACAGCTGAGAGTTTATAAAGATAAATCCCGCTCGCTTGCGGAGTCAGCCATCGTACATTGTGATACCCTGCTTCTACTTCCTCCTCGATTAATGTCGTTACCGGTTTGCCGAGAATGTCATAAATAACTAACGTTACAAAACTTCGTTCCGGCACTGCATACGAAATGACAGTTGAAGGATTAAACGGATTCGGGTAATTCTGTTTGAGTGAGAACTCGGTCGGTAATTCTTCCTGAGTACCTGTACCCAAAACATACACTCCGTTAGAAATTGTCTTTTCCACACTTTCATTTCCATTGGAATCAACCGATGTAATAGCATAGAAATATCGTTCGTCCATCACCCCCGTAATATCCTCGTACGATGACGAAGAAGAAGAACCGAGTTTCACTGTTGTACTCGCATCAAACTCTCGTTTGGTGGAACGGTAAATCCTGTACTCGAATAAGTCGGGTTCTTCCACTTCACTCCAGTTAAGATACACACGGTTGAATACCGATATAGCAGTTAACGCTCTCGGTGCAACAGGATAGATATTGTCATGCGATGTACCGCTATCCGGCTGAGAAAAGAAAAATTCTCCTGTCATCGTATGTGCCGCGACGCGGAATGTTGACCAGTATTCTCCATATTCATTCGAGTTATACAGTGTCGGCGCAACAAAGGCATATTGTTCAAACCGAACGGCAGGTAAGGAGGTAACAAAATCCCATAATTCATTCTGTATGTTCGCGTACCGATGCTTTCCAACTTCACTAATACTCCCTTCACCGAGCGCTAAGGATGATTTGAGGAGCGGGTCGTTTACTTTTCTCCAAATGCTGTACTCATTCACCCGTAGAGATTCGGTTTGACTGTCGTACACGCTCGGATACCAACATATCCGCACCTGTCTTCCTTGGTCATTCGGGATATCGTTGATGGAAGTAATTTGGGGCGACTCTCCAATTTCATACGCATTTCCGGAGACGTAGAGAAGAACCGGCTCAAATGCCGAATCTGTTGGAGTAAATGTGAATACCGCTTCATCGGACCCGATATCAACCGGAGTATAGGTAACTGTAACAAGTTGTTCACCGCCCGGAGGCAAACTGAATGATGAAACATCAGTCGAAAATTCAGGATGAGAATTGTAAATATCATTGACTGTAATTGTATCTGTATTAGAAATATTTACTAACGTAACTTGTTCCGAAACAGAACTGCCGAGACGAAGAGGCGAAAAGACAATTGCCTGTTTTGATAATGTTATTCGTGCTAATCCGAACTCATTTGGATGGCGAGCCACTTTTGAAATTTTTACTTCATCCAAAATACCGGGCAGTTCCCGGACACCATACGAACCCGCCGCCCGTCCATCACGGTTTGTTCCGAGATAAAATTTATCTGTTGAAGTATAGTGAATCTTTTGAGGAAACACGGAACTATCGGTCATGATGCCGTCAACATATGTTTTCATCACTGTCATTGTATCAGGCCCCATAAAGACACGTTCATAACTTGCCGCTAAATGGTAATATCGGTGGGTTGATGTCAGTTGTGTTTTCTTTGAAAAATTTGAAATGGGAGAACCTGCACGGTAATCGAATCCATACGTTCCTCCAAGAAATACATCTGTCTGATACCCGCCTCCATACGGATACGGACCAAGGTTTGAAACAATCGTTGCATGGCGTTCATTATACCCTGGGTCAAACTGGAATGTGTCGAATAAAACCCATGCCTCAATGGTGAACGCTTGTTCCTGTCTGAGTGAGGGTGAATTCGGCAAGACGACGTACGAAGTTTTGCCATTAAAATGGAGCGCATTTCCTTTTCTTCCCAGCACCCACTCGGCGTTGTAGATTGTACCATCGTTCCCGTACAGAGAAGCATCGTGGAGAACTCTCCCTTCTCCCTCGTCAAATAGCCAATGTGCGACAACATTGGTATCAATACTTCCGGTGTACGATTTTCCGAGCAACTGTATTTTCGTTTCGGGAACACCTTCATTCTGTACTGTGACAGTCATTGTGCCGGCATCAACGCCCGCACGGATTGGTGAGTACATTACATCAATAGTTACCTCCTCATTCGGAAGTACAAAACCGGGATGATGAGTTACGCTGAACCGGTCATTCGAGAATGAAACTCCATCAATTACAAGCGTGTCTTCGTCCGATGTATTCGTCAGCATGAGATGTTTAGTGGAAGTTGAACCGACTTCGACAAAGCCGAAATCAAGAGAACCAGAGTATGTTGCCAGATAAGGAGAATAAAATTCATCGGGATGACGCGCAACTTTTGAGATTCGTATTTCATCAATTATTCCTAAGAAATCTCTCAACTTCCAACCACCAACAGCCTTACCTTCTATGTTTGTACCAATATAAAAATACGGAGTGTTCGAGTATTGTATCCTTTGCAAAAATCCAGCGCTATCTTTGAGTATTCCATTTAGATATGTTTTAACGATTGTTACAGAATCATTCAGAATTTTCGTTCTTTGATAAGTAACACCGACATGGTAGAAACTTCTTGCATTTGTTAATTGTACTCCACCAGAGAATTCTACTATTGGGTTCGTCGCTTTATACTCAAAACTCAAATTATGTAAATTATGATAAGTCACTTGGTACCCTCCACCATATGGATAAGCACCTTCATTACTTAGAATTACATATGCCTTGTCAGGGTATCTCGGATCATTAGGAAATCCCAATGTATCAAGAGAAATCCATGCTTCGATAGTAAATTCCTTTTCCTGTTTCAGAGAAGAAGAATTAGGAAGTTTCACATATGTTGACGTTGCATTAAAGTGCAACGCCGAGCCATATTTGCCTTCCACCCAGGCGGGGTTTACAATTTGTCCGTCGTTGTGGTACGGAGACGCATCGTAAAGAACATTGCCCGAACCCTCATCGAAATGCCAAAGCGCCACTGTGTTCGAGTCAACAGTAAATGGTGAACGCATTTGTGCATCCAAAGA
This window of the Ignavibacteriota bacterium genome carries:
- a CDS encoding choice-of-anchor D domain-containing protein; translated protein: MKYVLILSVLFIVASFSLDAQMRSPFTVDSNTVALWHFDEGSGNVLYDASPYHNDGQIVNPAWVEGKYGSALHFNATSTYVKLPNSSSLKQEKEFTIEAWISLDTLGFPNDPRYPDKAYVILSNEGAYPYGGGYQVTYHNLHNLSFEYKATNPIVEFSGGVQLTNARSFYHVGVTYQRTKILNDSVTIVKTYLNGILKDSAGFLQRIQYSNTPYFYIGTNIEGKAVGGWKLRDFLGIIDEIRISKVARHPDEFYSPYLATYSGSLDFGFVEVGSTSTKHLMLTNTSDEDTLVIDGVSFSNDRFSVTHHPGFVLPNEEVTIDVMYSPIRAGVDAGTMTVTVQNEGVPETKIQLLGKSYTGSIDTNVVAHWLFDEGEGRVLHDASLYGNDGTIYNAEWVLGRKGNALHFNGKTSYVVLPNSPSLRQEQAFTIEAWVLFDTFQFDPGYNERHATIVSNLGPYPYGGGYQTDVFLGGTYGFDYRAGSPISNFSKKTQLTSTHRYYHLAASYERVFMGPDTMTVMKTYVDGIMTDSSVFPQKIHYTSTDKFYLGTNRDGRAAGSYGVRELPGILDEVKISKVARHPNEFGLARITLSKQAIVFSPLRLGSSVSEQVTLVNISNTDTITVNDIYNSHPEFSTDVSSFSLPPGGEQLVTVTYTPVDIGSDEAVFTFTPTDSAFEPVLLYVSGNAYEIGESPQITSINDIPNDQGRQVRICWYPSVYDSQTESLRVNEYSIWRKVNDPLLKSSLALGEGSISEVGKHRYANIQNELWDFVTSLPAVRFEQYAFVAPTLYNSNEYGEYWSTFRVAAHTMTGEFFFSQPDSGTSHDNIYPVAPRALTAISVFNRVYLNWSEVEEPDLFEYRIYRSTKREFDASTTVKLGSSSSSSYEDITGVMDERYFYAITSVDSNGNESVEKTISNGVYVLGTGTQEELPTEFSLKQNYPNPFNPSTVISYAVPERSFVTLVIYDILGKPVTTLIEEEVEAGYHNVRWLTPQASGIYLYKLSAVSVENPANSFIQSKKMIFMK